The Sorex araneus isolate mSorAra2 chromosome 5, mSorAra2.pri, whole genome shotgun sequence genome has a segment encoding these proteins:
- the MUTYH gene encoding adenine DNA glycosylase isoform X3: MKKPRAAVGRRCRKQASSQEGRKKDTLRSIQAKSPTPDADLGRQQKASVSPYHLFRDPAEVTSFRERLLRWYDREKRDLPWRRKAEGEVDPDRRAYAVWVSEVMLQQTQVATVTDYYTRWMQKWPTLQDLASASLEEVNQLWAGLGYYSRGRRLQEGAVKVVAELGGHMPRTAEALQRALPGVGRYTAGAIASIAFGQAAGVVDGNVIRVLCRVRAIGADPSSTVVSQQLWSLAQQLVDPARPGDFNQAAMELGATVCTPQRPLCSQCPVQSLCRAYQRVELTQLAAPHNQPGSLDVEECASTPGQCPLCAPPTEPWDQTLGVANFPRKASRKPPREEYSATCVVEQPGAPGGARILLVQRPDSGLLAGLWEFPSVSAEPSGPQQHQRQALLQELQAWAGPLPATRLQHLGQVVHTFSHIKLTYQVYGLALDGQAPVTVASPGARWLTREEFHTAAVSTAMKKVFRVYEGKLPATCKGSKRHQISTPRSRRKPSAGQQVLDHFFQPQNHTGAPSLQSTTQ, encoded by the exons ATGAAGAAGCCACGTGCTGCTGTGGGAAGGCGTTGCAGGAAGCAGGCGTCCAgccaggaggggaggaagaaagacacCCTTCGGAGCATCCAGGCGAAGTCTCCAACCCCTGATG CAGACCTGGGCAGGCAGCAGAAGGCCTCTGTCTCTCCATACCATCTCTTCAGGGACCCAGCTGAGGTCACCAGCTTCCGGGAGCGTTTGCTGCGCTGGTATGACCGAGAGAAGCGGGACCTACCCTGGAGAAGGAAG GCAGAGGGCGAGGTAGACCCCGACAGGCGGGCATATGCCG TGTGGGTGTCAGAGGTCATGCTGCAGCAGACTCAGGTGGCCACCGTGACCGACTATTATACCCGGTGGATGCAG AAGTGGCCGACGCTGCAAGATCTGGCCAGTGCGTCCCTGGAG GAGGTGAACCAGCTCTGGGCTGGCCTGGGCTACTACTCGAGGGGCCGGCGGCTTCAGGAAGGGGCCGTGAAG GtggtggcagagctggggggccaCATGCCACGGACAGCGGAGGCCCTGCAGCGAGCCCTGCCCGGCGTGGGGCGGTACACAGCTGGAGCCATCGCCTCCATAGCCTTCGGCCAG GCAGCCGGTGTGGTGGATGGCAACGTGATCCGGGTGCTGTGCCGTGTCCGGGCCATTGGTGCGGATCCCAGCAGCACTGTGGTGTCCCAGCAGCTCTG GAGCCTGGCCCAGCAGCTGGTGGACCCAGCCCGGCCCGGGGACTTTAACCAAGCCGCCATGGAGCTGGGAGCGACCGTGTGCACCCCACAGCGCCCGCTCTGTAGTCAGTGCCCCGTGCAGAGCCTGTGCCGGGCATACCAGAGG GTGGAACTAACGCAGCTCGCAGCCCCCCACAACCAGCCAGGCAGCCTGGACGTGGAGGAGTGTG CTTCCACCCCTGGGCAGTGTCCACTGTGTGCGCCTCCCACGGAGCCCTGGGACCAGACCCTGGGCGTCGCCAACTTTCCCAGGAAGGCGAGTCGCAAGCCGCCCAGGGAGGAATATTCTGCCACCTGTGTTGTGGAGCAGCCCGGAGCTCCTGGGGGTGCCCGGATTCTGCTCGTCCAGAGGCCTGACTCAG GGCTGCTGGCGGGACTGTGGGAGTTTCCATCTGTGAGTGCGGAGCCCTCGGGGCCGCAGCAGCACCAGCGCCAGGCCCTGCTGCAAGAACTGCAGGCGTGGGCGGGGCCCCTGCCGGCCACCCGCCTCCAGCACCTGGGGCAG GTGGTGCACACCTTCTCTCACATCAAGCTGACTTACCAAGTGTATGGGCTGGCCCTGGACGGGCAGGCCCCGGTGACTGTCGCGTCACCCGGCGCTCGCTGGCTGACCCGGGAGGAGTTCCACACCGCCGCTGTCTCTACTGCCATGAAAAAG GTGTTCCGTGTATACGAAGGCAAACTGCCAGCAACCTGCAAG GGTTCCAAAAGACACCAGATCTCCACTCCGCGCAGCCGAAGAAAGCCCAGCGCAGGCCAGCAAGTCCTGGATCATTTCTTTCAGCCCCAGAACCACACTGGTGCACCCAGCCTTCAAAGTACCACCCAGTGA
- the MUTYH gene encoding adenine DNA glycosylase isoform X4, whose translation MKKPRAAVGRRCRKQASSQEGRKKDTLRSIQAKSPTPDDLGRQQKASVSPYHLFRDPAEVTSFRERLLRWYDREKRDLPWRRKAEGEVDPDRRAYAVWVSEVMLQQTQVATVTDYYTRWMQKWPTLQDLASASLEEVNQLWAGLGYYSRGRRLQEGAVKVVAELGGHMPRTAEALQRALPGVGRYTAGAIASIAFGQAAGVVDGNVIRVLCRVRAIGADPSSTVVSQQLWSLAQQLVDPARPGDFNQAAMELGATVCTPQRPLCSQCPVQSLCRAYQRVELTQLAAPHNQPGSLDVEECASTPGQCPLCAPPTEPWDQTLGVANFPRKASRKPPREEYSATCVVEQPGAPGGARILLVQRPDSGLLAGLWEFPSVSAEPSGPQQHQRQALLQELQAWAGPLPATRLQHLGQVVHTFSHIKLTYQVYGLALDGQAPVTVASPGARWLTREEFHTAAVSTAMKKVFRVYEGKLPATCKGSKRHQISTPRSRRKPSAGQQVLDHFFQPQNHTGAPSLQSTTQ comes from the exons ATGAAGAAGCCACGTGCTGCTGTGGGAAGGCGTTGCAGGAAGCAGGCGTCCAgccaggaggggaggaagaaagacacCCTTCGGAGCATCCAGGCGAAGTCTCCAACCCCTGATG ACCTGGGCAGGCAGCAGAAGGCCTCTGTCTCTCCATACCATCTCTTCAGGGACCCAGCTGAGGTCACCAGCTTCCGGGAGCGTTTGCTGCGCTGGTATGACCGAGAGAAGCGGGACCTACCCTGGAGAAGGAAG GCAGAGGGCGAGGTAGACCCCGACAGGCGGGCATATGCCG TGTGGGTGTCAGAGGTCATGCTGCAGCAGACTCAGGTGGCCACCGTGACCGACTATTATACCCGGTGGATGCAG AAGTGGCCGACGCTGCAAGATCTGGCCAGTGCGTCCCTGGAG GAGGTGAACCAGCTCTGGGCTGGCCTGGGCTACTACTCGAGGGGCCGGCGGCTTCAGGAAGGGGCCGTGAAG GtggtggcagagctggggggccaCATGCCACGGACAGCGGAGGCCCTGCAGCGAGCCCTGCCCGGCGTGGGGCGGTACACAGCTGGAGCCATCGCCTCCATAGCCTTCGGCCAG GCAGCCGGTGTGGTGGATGGCAACGTGATCCGGGTGCTGTGCCGTGTCCGGGCCATTGGTGCGGATCCCAGCAGCACTGTGGTGTCCCAGCAGCTCTG GAGCCTGGCCCAGCAGCTGGTGGACCCAGCCCGGCCCGGGGACTTTAACCAAGCCGCCATGGAGCTGGGAGCGACCGTGTGCACCCCACAGCGCCCGCTCTGTAGTCAGTGCCCCGTGCAGAGCCTGTGCCGGGCATACCAGAGG GTGGAACTAACGCAGCTCGCAGCCCCCCACAACCAGCCAGGCAGCCTGGACGTGGAGGAGTGTG CTTCCACCCCTGGGCAGTGTCCACTGTGTGCGCCTCCCACGGAGCCCTGGGACCAGACCCTGGGCGTCGCCAACTTTCCCAGGAAGGCGAGTCGCAAGCCGCCCAGGGAGGAATATTCTGCCACCTGTGTTGTGGAGCAGCCCGGAGCTCCTGGGGGTGCCCGGATTCTGCTCGTCCAGAGGCCTGACTCAG GGCTGCTGGCGGGACTGTGGGAGTTTCCATCTGTGAGTGCGGAGCCCTCGGGGCCGCAGCAGCACCAGCGCCAGGCCCTGCTGCAAGAACTGCAGGCGTGGGCGGGGCCCCTGCCGGCCACCCGCCTCCAGCACCTGGGGCAG GTGGTGCACACCTTCTCTCACATCAAGCTGACTTACCAAGTGTATGGGCTGGCCCTGGACGGGCAGGCCCCGGTGACTGTCGCGTCACCCGGCGCTCGCTGGCTGACCCGGGAGGAGTTCCACACCGCCGCTGTCTCTACTGCCATGAAAAAG GTGTTCCGTGTATACGAAGGCAAACTGCCAGCAACCTGCAAG GGTTCCAAAAGACACCAGATCTCCACTCCGCGCAGCCGAAGAAAGCCCAGCGCAGGCCAGCAAGTCCTGGATCATTTCTTTCAGCCCCAGAACCACACTGGTGCACCCAGCCTTCAAAGTACCACCCAGTGA
- the MUTYH gene encoding adenine DNA glycosylase isoform X5, whose amino-acid sequence MLQQTQVATVTDYYTRWMQKWPTLQDLASASLEEVNQLWAGLGYYSRGRRLQEGAVKVVAELGGHMPRTAEALQRALPGVGRYTAGAIASIAFGQAAGVVDGNVIRVLCRVRAIGADPSSTVVSQQLWSLAQQLVDPARPGDFNQAAMELGATVCTPQRPLCSQCPVQSLCRAYQRVELTQLAAPHNQPGSLDVEECASTPGQCPLCAPPTEPWDQTLGVANFPRKASRKPPREEYSATCVVEQPGAPGGARILLVQRPDSGLLAGLWEFPSVSAEPSGPQQHQRQALLQELQAWAGPLPATRLQHLGQVVHTFSHIKLTYQVYGLALDGQAPVTVASPGARWLTREEFHTAAVSTAMKKVFRVYEGKLPATCKGSKRHQISTPRSRRKPSAGQQVLDHFFQPQNHTGAPSLQSTTQ is encoded by the exons ATGCTGCAGCAGACTCAGGTGGCCACCGTGACCGACTATTATACCCGGTGGATGCAG AAGTGGCCGACGCTGCAAGATCTGGCCAGTGCGTCCCTGGAG GAGGTGAACCAGCTCTGGGCTGGCCTGGGCTACTACTCGAGGGGCCGGCGGCTTCAGGAAGGGGCCGTGAAG GtggtggcagagctggggggccaCATGCCACGGACAGCGGAGGCCCTGCAGCGAGCCCTGCCCGGCGTGGGGCGGTACACAGCTGGAGCCATCGCCTCCATAGCCTTCGGCCAG GCAGCCGGTGTGGTGGATGGCAACGTGATCCGGGTGCTGTGCCGTGTCCGGGCCATTGGTGCGGATCCCAGCAGCACTGTGGTGTCCCAGCAGCTCTG GAGCCTGGCCCAGCAGCTGGTGGACCCAGCCCGGCCCGGGGACTTTAACCAAGCCGCCATGGAGCTGGGAGCGACCGTGTGCACCCCACAGCGCCCGCTCTGTAGTCAGTGCCCCGTGCAGAGCCTGTGCCGGGCATACCAGAGG GTGGAACTAACGCAGCTCGCAGCCCCCCACAACCAGCCAGGCAGCCTGGACGTGGAGGAGTGTG CTTCCACCCCTGGGCAGTGTCCACTGTGTGCGCCTCCCACGGAGCCCTGGGACCAGACCCTGGGCGTCGCCAACTTTCCCAGGAAGGCGAGTCGCAAGCCGCCCAGGGAGGAATATTCTGCCACCTGTGTTGTGGAGCAGCCCGGAGCTCCTGGGGGTGCCCGGATTCTGCTCGTCCAGAGGCCTGACTCAG GGCTGCTGGCGGGACTGTGGGAGTTTCCATCTGTGAGTGCGGAGCCCTCGGGGCCGCAGCAGCACCAGCGCCAGGCCCTGCTGCAAGAACTGCAGGCGTGGGCGGGGCCCCTGCCGGCCACCCGCCTCCAGCACCTGGGGCAG GTGGTGCACACCTTCTCTCACATCAAGCTGACTTACCAAGTGTATGGGCTGGCCCTGGACGGGCAGGCCCCGGTGACTGTCGCGTCACCCGGCGCTCGCTGGCTGACCCGGGAGGAGTTCCACACCGCCGCTGTCTCTACTGCCATGAAAAAG GTGTTCCGTGTATACGAAGGCAAACTGCCAGCAACCTGCAAG GGTTCCAAAAGACACCAGATCTCCACTCCGCGCAGCCGAAGAAAGCCCAGCGCAGGCCAGCAAGTCCTGGATCATTTCTTTCAGCCCCAGAACCACACTGGTGCACCCAGCCTTCAAAGTACCACCCAGTGA
- the HPDL gene encoding 4-hydroxyphenylpyruvate dioxygenase-like protein: protein MAVPARRLCHVAFHVPAGQPLARDLQRHFGFQPLAAREADGWRQLALRSGDAVFLVNEGAGPAEPLYGLDPRHAVPSATNLCFEVTDAGAAARALAARGCTVQVPPVNVRDAQGAATYAVIGSPAGNLSLTLLERAGFRGPFLPGFAPVASAPGPGWVSHVDHLTLACTPGSTPALMRWFHDCLDFRHLPLSPGEDPELGLEVSAGPGGGGLRITALRAPPSCTVPTLVFAESLPGGTDEPDQVEKFLARHRGPGLQHVGLYTPNIMRAAEGVVGAGGRLLTPPEAYYQQPGKERQILAAGHEPRLLARQGILLDGEEGQFLLQVFTKSLFAEDTFFLELIQRQGATGFGQGNIRALWQSVQEQAARSRKD, encoded by the coding sequence ATGGCCGTGCCTGCCCGCCGACTGTGCCACGTTGCTTTCCACGTGCCGGCCGGGCAACCCCTCGCCCGCGACCTGCAGCGTCACTTCGGCTTCCAGCCCCTGGCGGCGCGGGAGGCTGACGGCTGGCGGCAGCTGGCCCTTCGCAGCGGCGATGCTGTCTTTTTGGTGAACGAGGGCGCGGGACCCGCGGAGCCGCTCTACGGCTTGGACCCGCGTCACGCCGTGCCCAGCGCCACGAACCTGTGCTTCGAAGTGACTGATGCTGGCGCTGCCGCCCGGGCGCTGGCCGCGCGAGGCTGCACCGTGCAGGTGCCGCCGGTCAACGTGCGGGATGCGCAGGGCGCGGCCACCTACGCGGTCATCGGCTCGCCCGCCGGCAATCTCAGCCTGACGCTGCTGGAGCGCGCCGGCTTCCGTGGGCCCTTTCTGCCCGGCTTCGCGCCCGTGGCCTCGGCACCCGGCCCgggctgggtcagccacgtggacCACCTGACCCTGGCCTGCACCCCCGGCAGCACCCCCGCACTGATGCGCTGGTTCCACGACTGTCTAGACTTCCGCCACCTGCCACTGAGCCCAGGTGAGGATCCGGAGCTGGGCCTCGAGGTGTCAGCTGGGCCCGGCGGCGGGGGGCTCCGGATCACCGCCTTGCGAGCCCCGCCGAGCTGCACTGTGCCCACCCTCGTGTTTGCCGAGTCCCTGCCTGGGGGCACCGATGAACCGGACCAAGTGGAGAAGTTCTTGGCCCGGCACAGGGGCCCGGGGCTGCAGCACGTGGGGCTGTACACACCGAACATCATGAGAGCTgcagagggggtggtgggggcggggggccgcctCCTGACCCCTCCTGAAGCCTACTACCAACAGCCGGGCAAGGAAAGGCAGATCCTAGCTGCGGGGCACGAGCCCCGCCTGCTGGCCAGACAGGGGATCCTGCTAGATGGCGAGGAAGGCCAGTTTCTGCTGCAGGTCTTCACCAAGTCCCTCTTTGCCGAGGACACTTTCTTTCTAGAGCTGATTCAGAGGCAGGGCGCCACAGGCTTCGGCCAGGGCAACATCCGGGCCCTGTGGCAGTCTGTGCAGGAGCAGGCGGCCCGCAGCAGGAAAGACTGA